The proteins below come from a single Sulfurihydrogenibium sp. genomic window:
- the nadD gene encoding nicotinate (nicotinamide) nucleotide adenylyltransferase: MIALFGGSFDPVHLGHLRIAEDIREYYNFSKIIFIPAYHSPLKEYHFSSPEDRLRMLDLSIRNNPFFETSDFEINKKEKSYTIDTIKYFKEKLGYNPFFIVGSDAFLTLDKWKEPINLLENTNFIVVSRDNTDFEKIKEFLLVKFSYNRLCEDNNLNLSETKVYFFKSRQLEISSTEIRNRVKAGESIKYLVLPEVEEYIYVRRLYR; encoded by the coding sequence ATGATCGCGCTATTTGGCGGAAGTTTTGACCCAGTTCACCTGGGTCATCTTCGTATTGCTGAAGATATAAGGGAATATTACAATTTTTCTAAAATTATTTTCATTCCAGCATATCATTCTCCATTAAAAGAATATCATTTTTCAAGCCCAGAAGACAGACTCAGGATGTTAGATTTATCCATAAGAAATAATCCTTTTTTTGAAACCTCAGATTTTGAAATAAACAAAAAAGAAAAATCTTATACCATTGACACTATTAAATACTTTAAAGAAAAACTTGGTTATAATCCATTTTTTATAGTAGGTTCTGATGCTTTTTTGACTTTAGATAAATGGAAAGAACCTATTAACCTATTAGAAAACACAAACTTTATTGTTGTAAGTAGAGATAATACAGATTTTGAAAAAATAAAGGAATTTTTACTTGTAAAATTTTCGTATAACAGATTATGTGAAGATAATAACTTAAACTTAAGCGAAACAAAAGTTTATTTTTTTAAATCAAGACAATTAGAAATTTCATCAACAGAAATTAGAAATAGAGTAAAAGCCGGTGAATCTATTAAATACTTAGTATTGCCAGAAGTTGAAGAGTATATTTATGTAAGACGATTGTATAGATAG